One genomic segment of Mangifera indica cultivar Alphonso chromosome 6, CATAS_Mindica_2.1, whole genome shotgun sequence includes these proteins:
- the LOC123219633 gene encoding ankyrin repeat-containing protein ITN1-like — translation MSERVGVSSKRCIFSSRCESVMGCVEGCMEGCNNDEGNYPIILHKISLTRFTETPLHISALLGHVEFTKAIVSQKPQLVTELDSFKRSPLHLAAAEGHGEIVKELLIANKDVSMVADQEGRIPLHLAAMRGRVEVIQELISAKPESILVQIHGETALHLCVKHNHLDALKVLVSSVDDEEFLNSKNLEGNSILQVFAILPLAFDGICRNDTIQRNLQNNLIKETTTKAKTIQAPQKFKSIITSFFKWRRLSKHKSDRYEGTRGNLMVVATLIATMSFQITTNPPGGYWQEDTDHSKAKTCPKRVICRAGTAIHAHTDEYYYLTIASTISFSASLSIILWLISGVALRNRVSVGILEVKMWVALLFVAYAYALSISLILLVGVEEADFVAKWCCFKKKKQLDQPMLMQNGPFILHKISLTPFTETPLYISALLGHVEFTEAIVSQKPQLVAELDSFKRSPLHLAAAEGHSEIVKELLLANKDLSMFTDQEGRIPLHLAAIRGRVEVTKELISAKPESIFEPIRGETALHLCVKLNHLDAVKVLVSSVDDEEFLNSKNLEGNSILQVSTMLQQYES, via the exons aattatccaatcattctcCATAAAATTTCACTCACTCGCTTCACTGAAACTCCCTTGCATATCTCAGCTTTGCTTGGTCATGTTGAGTTCACCAAAGCTATTGTGAGCCAAAAGCCTCAACTTGTCACAGAGTTGGACTCTTTCAAACGCTCACCTCTTCACTTGGCTGCTGCTGAGGGCCACGGTGAAATTGTCAAAGAGCTGTTAATAGCAAATAAGGATGTGAGTATGGTTGCTGACCAAGAGGGGAGAATTCCTCTCCATTTGGCTGCAATGAGAGGGAGAGTTGAGGTGATACAAGAGCTTATAAGTGCAAAACCTGAGTCAATTCTTGTGCAAATCCATGGAGAAACAGCTCTACATTTATGTGTTAAGCATAATCATTTGGATGCACTCAAAGTATTGGTGTCATCAGTTGATGATGAGGAGTTTCTCAATTCCAAAAACCTTGAAGGGAACTCTATCTTGCAAGTATTTGCTATATT ACCACTAG CCTTCGATGGAATCTGCAGAAATGACACAATTCAAAGGAATTTACAGAACAATCTCATCAAAGAAACAACCACCAAAGCTAAAACCATCCAAGCACcccaaaaatttaaatcaataataacatcATTCTTCAAATGGAGAAGGCTCAGCAAGCACAAGAGCGATCGCTATGAAGGAACAAGAGGCAACTTGATGGTGGTGGCCACTTTGATTGCCACCATGAGTTTCCAGATTACAACAAATCCACCAGGTGGCTACTGGCAAGAAGACACCGATCATTCGAAAGCTAAAACCTGCCCAAAGCGGGTAATTTGCAGAGCTGGAACTGCAATTCATGCACACACTGATGAGTACTACTACTTAACAATCGCGAGCACAATCTCATTCTCGGCATCGCTCAGCATAATTTTGTGGCTCATTAGTGGAGTTGCTCTCAGGAATAGAGTTTCTGTGGGAATTTTGGAGGTAAAAATGTGGGTTGCGTTGCTCTTTGTTGCCTATGCATACGCTCTCTCAATAAGCTTG ATTTTGCTTGTGGGTGTTGAAGAAGCTGATTTTGTGGCTAAATGGTGctgttttaagaagaaaaaacagcTTGATCAGCCTATG tTGATGCAGAATGGTCCATTCATTCTCCATAAAATTTCACTCACTCCCTTCACTGAAACTCCCTTGTACATCTCAGCTTTGCTTGGTCATGTTGAGTTCACCGAGGCTATTGTGAGCCAAAAGCCTCAACTTGTCGCAGAGTTGGACTCTTTCAAACGCTCACCTCTTCACCTGGCTGCTGCTGAGGGCCACAGCGAAATTGTCAAAGAGCTGTTACTAGCAAATAAGGATTTGAGTATGTTTACTGACCAAGAGGGGAGAATTCCTCTCCATTTGGCTGCAATAAGAGGGAGAGTTGAGGTGACAAAAGAGCTTATAAGTGCAAAACCTGAGTCAATTTTTGAGCCAATCCGTGGAGAAACAGCTTTACATTTGTGTGTTAAGCTCAATCATTTGGATGCAGTCAAAGTATTGGTGTCATCAGTTGATGATGAGGAGTTTCTCAACTCCAAAAACCTTGAAGGAAACTCTATCTTGCAAGTATCTACTATGTTGCAGCAGTATGAGTCATAA